One Triplophysa dalaica isolate WHDGS20190420 chromosome 11, ASM1584641v1, whole genome shotgun sequence genomic window carries:
- the anxa11a gene encoding annexin A11a isoform X1, whose product MSYPGYPPQAGYPSQAGGYPPQPGAYPPAAGGYPPQPGTYPPQAGGYPPQPGAYPGQPGAGAYPGQPGAGAYPGQPGAGGYPGQPGPYPTLPSGGWGAPSTPGMPTIGLNNLPNPGFNASNIQGMANQIANSGGFAPNPAMFSQGAGGYPTPQQGGPPAPSPNQPYGMYPQPGGGMPQNPAMGYPGGPAPGQQMPGYPNAPSPNPSMPSYPTNPSPNPSMPAYGGGYGGGTPAVPAINRGFRGTIQDFNGADPLKDAEVLRKAMKGFGTDEQAIINLLGSRSNKQRVPLLRSYKTAYGKDLIKDLKSELSGNFEKVVLAMLMTPTQLDAYELREAIKGAGTDEACLIEILSSRSNAEIREINQIYKTEYKKTLEDSIIGDTSGHFRRLLVALAQGNRDERETVDLSVAKQDAQNLYQAGENKLGTDESQFNSILCARSKTHLRAVFNEYQHMCGRDIEKSIDREMSGNLESGMVAVVKCIKNTPAYFAERLYKAMRGAGTKDQTLIRIMVSRSEVDMLDIRQEYMKNYGKSLYTAISGDTSGDYKKILLKLCGGSD is encoded by the exons ATGAGCTACCCAGGCTACCCTCCCCAGGCCGGCTATCCTTCCCAGGCCGGTGGATACCCACCTCAGCCAGGGGCATACCCTCCCGCAGCTGGTGGTTACCCTCCCCAACCTGGAACGTATCCCCCGCAGGCAGGTGGATATCCTCCCCAACCTGGTGCTTACCCTGGTCAGCCAGGTGCGGGTGCCTACCCAGGTCAGCCAGGTGCAGGTGCTTACCCTGGTCAGCCAGGTGCGGGTGGCTACCCTGGTCAGCCAGGGCCCTATCCAACTTTGCCGTCAG GGGGTTGGGGTGCACCCAGTACACCAGGAATGCCTACTATTGGTTTGAATAATTTGCCAAATCCTGGATTCAATGCCAGCAATATCCAAGGAATG GCCAATCAGATCGCCAACTCTGGTGGATTTGCTCCAAATCCTGCCATGTTTTCTCAAGGGGCTGGTGGCTATCCCACCCCCCAACAAGGGGGTCCACCTGCCCCCTCACCTAACCAGCCCTATGGCATGTACCCTCAGCCAGGAGGTGGCATGCCCCAAAACCCAGCAATGGGCTACCCCGGAGGTCCAGCCCCGGGCCAGCAGATGCCAGGTTACCCAAATGCCCCTTCACCCAATCCGTCCATGCCTAGCTATCCCACCAACCCCTCACCCAACCCATCCATGCCAGCGTATGGAGGAGGTTACGGAGGAGGCACCCCGGCCGTTCCAGCTATCAAT cgTGGATTCAGAGGAACCATCCAAGACTTCAATGGTGCTGACCCTTTAAAAGACGCAGAAGTCCTCAGGAAAGCCATGAAGGGCTTTG GCACGGATGAACAAGCCATCATTAATTTGCTGGGAAGTCGCTCAAACAAGCAGCGTGTGCCACTATTGAGATCATACAAGACTGCTTATGGAAAG GACTTGATTAAGGATCTGAAATCTGAGCTTTCGGGAAACTTTGAGAAGGTGGTGCTGGCCATGTTGATGACTCCAACACAGCTTGATGCGTATGAGCTCAGGGAAGCCATCAAG GGGGCAGGAACAGACGAGGCCTGTCTAATTGAAATTTTGTCCTCTCGCTCTAATGCAGAGATCCGAGAAATCAATCAAATCTACAAAACTG AGTATAAGAAAACACTGGAGGACTCAATCATTGGAGACACATCTGGTCACTTCCGAAGACTCCTGGTCGCTCTTGCTCAG GGTAACCGAGATGAGCGTGAGACTGTGGATCTATCAGTAGCCAAACAAGATGCCCAG AATCTGTATCAAGCCGGGGAAAATAAACTCGGCACAGATGAGTCCCAGTTCAATTCCATCCTGTGTGCTCGGAGCAAAACTCACCTGAGAGCAG tgttCAATGAGTACCAACACATGTGTGGTAGAGACATTGAGAAGAGCATTGACAGGGAAATGTCTGGAAATCTTGAGAGTGGCATGGTGGCCGTTG TGAAATGCATAAAGAACACACCAGCCTACTTCGCCGAGAGACTCTACAAGGCCATGAGG GGGGCAGGAACAAAGGATCAAACCCTAATCCGCATCATGGTAAGCCGCTCTGAGGTCGACATGCTGGACATTCGTCAGGAATACATGAAGAATTATGGGAAATCCCTCTATACAGCCATATCT GGAGACACCTCAGGAGACTATAAAAAGATCTTGCTGAAGCTTTGCGGTGGAAGCGATTGA
- the anxa11a gene encoding annexin A11a isoform X2 produces the protein MSYPGYPPQAGYPSQAGGYPPQPGAYPPAAGGYPPQPGTYPPQAGGYPPQPGAYPGQPGAGAYPGQPGAGAYPGQPGAGGYPGQPGPYPTLPSGGWGAPSTPGMPTIGLNNLPNPGFNASNIQGMPGGGMPQNPAMGYPGGPAPGQQMPGYPNAPSPNPSMPSYPTNPSPNPSMPAYGGGYGGGTPAVPAINRGFRGTIQDFNGADPLKDAEVLRKAMKGFGTDEQAIINLLGSRSNKQRVPLLRSYKTAYGKDLIKDLKSELSGNFEKVVLAMLMTPTQLDAYELREAIKGAGTDEACLIEILSSRSNAEIREINQIYKTEYKKTLEDSIIGDTSGHFRRLLVALAQGNRDERETVDLSVAKQDAQNLYQAGENKLGTDESQFNSILCARSKTHLRAVFNEYQHMCGRDIEKSIDREMSGNLESGMVAVVKCIKNTPAYFAERLYKAMRGAGTKDQTLIRIMVSRSEVDMLDIRQEYMKNYGKSLYTAISGDTSGDYKKILLKLCGGSD, from the exons ATGAGCTACCCAGGCTACCCTCCCCAGGCCGGCTATCCTTCCCAGGCCGGTGGATACCCACCTCAGCCAGGGGCATACCCTCCCGCAGCTGGTGGTTACCCTCCCCAACCTGGAACGTATCCCCCGCAGGCAGGTGGATATCCTCCCCAACCTGGTGCTTACCCTGGTCAGCCAGGTGCGGGTGCCTACCCAGGTCAGCCAGGTGCAGGTGCTTACCCTGGTCAGCCAGGTGCGGGTGGCTACCCTGGTCAGCCAGGGCCCTATCCAACTTTGCCGTCAG GGGGTTGGGGTGCACCCAGTACACCAGGAATGCCTACTATTGGTTTGAATAATTTGCCAAATCCTGGATTCAATGCCAGCAATATCCAAGGAATG CCAGGAGGTGGCATGCCCCAAAACCCAGCAATGGGCTACCCCGGAGGTCCAGCCCCGGGCCAGCAGATGCCAGGTTACCCAAATGCCCCTTCACCCAATCCGTCCATGCCTAGCTATCCCACCAACCCCTCACCCAACCCATCCATGCCAGCGTATGGAGGAGGTTACGGAGGAGGCACCCCGGCCGTTCCAGCTATCAAT cgTGGATTCAGAGGAACCATCCAAGACTTCAATGGTGCTGACCCTTTAAAAGACGCAGAAGTCCTCAGGAAAGCCATGAAGGGCTTTG GCACGGATGAACAAGCCATCATTAATTTGCTGGGAAGTCGCTCAAACAAGCAGCGTGTGCCACTATTGAGATCATACAAGACTGCTTATGGAAAG GACTTGATTAAGGATCTGAAATCTGAGCTTTCGGGAAACTTTGAGAAGGTGGTGCTGGCCATGTTGATGACTCCAACACAGCTTGATGCGTATGAGCTCAGGGAAGCCATCAAG GGGGCAGGAACAGACGAGGCCTGTCTAATTGAAATTTTGTCCTCTCGCTCTAATGCAGAGATCCGAGAAATCAATCAAATCTACAAAACTG AGTATAAGAAAACACTGGAGGACTCAATCATTGGAGACACATCTGGTCACTTCCGAAGACTCCTGGTCGCTCTTGCTCAG GGTAACCGAGATGAGCGTGAGACTGTGGATCTATCAGTAGCCAAACAAGATGCCCAG AATCTGTATCAAGCCGGGGAAAATAAACTCGGCACAGATGAGTCCCAGTTCAATTCCATCCTGTGTGCTCGGAGCAAAACTCACCTGAGAGCAG tgttCAATGAGTACCAACACATGTGTGGTAGAGACATTGAGAAGAGCATTGACAGGGAAATGTCTGGAAATCTTGAGAGTGGCATGGTGGCCGTTG TGAAATGCATAAAGAACACACCAGCCTACTTCGCCGAGAGACTCTACAAGGCCATGAGG GGGGCAGGAACAAAGGATCAAACCCTAATCCGCATCATGGTAAGCCGCTCTGAGGTCGACATGCTGGACATTCGTCAGGAATACATGAAGAATTATGGGAAATCCCTCTATACAGCCATATCT GGAGACACCTCAGGAGACTATAAAAAGATCTTGCTGAAGCTTTGCGGTGGAAGCGATTGA